The genome window GACAGAATTCCCTGCTGAATGAAAGTCAAGATCAGCTGTCATGGGTTTAGTATTTGTCACTGATTGGGTTTATACAAAAGCATGTGCTAACTGTTAATTATATCTATTTAATGAGTTTTTGCATtgtaattttcaaatgttttgccGAGAATACATTTTATTAGAGACTACAAACACCACTTTCCACTTACAGGTATTTTCCTCAAATATGGATTTTGATCTTAAAAAAGGTCATGTTGAAATAATTCAACTCACTtacataaaaatatgaatgaataggtacagacatgtttattttatatacttaagAGACTTCTTCTACACTAAATATGAGGTCAAAGATTAGGAATCTATCTtgttcttaaaacctatgaatcaGTAAACCTGACTGCCTCTTGATCTCCATCCCTGATCAGATTAGACCCTATTTCTACCTTGGTTAATGGCTTCTTAAAATTAGATATACTTTAAATCCAGGCTTCTCCAGGAATCTCTTTATGATGCTCTGGAAAGAATCATAAATTCTGGGTTCATGCAcatcattaaacaaacaaaacaattttttttaaagtatctaatAAAGTTCAGTGGCGTCAATAGTCCCATCTATgtattttagatttttgagaaaGTCATCTCTCAAGAGTAACAAATCGGAtgaaatataaattcatttttaaagatgaattGAGTTGTGTCTACATAGTTCAACTAGACTGCATGATGACAAACTCTCTTTCACTTAGATCTGACTGTGTGGACCTGGCACTGGAAACTACCAAAGGAAAAATGATCCATAACAAGAAAGAGTAAGGGATCTTGATAATATTACGTTTTTCTAAAAGCATTCTGTCTGAATCCTTGGTGCCTAGCCTAAGGCTAAGTCCCAGGCACTGCAATAAATTTATTCAAGCAACAGACTGATTAACCATCTACAAACCTCGTCAGTAGTAAAACTCTATAACATTAAGATGAAAActccttaaaattaaaattctagaaagaagagaaaaatgtaggGCTGtaatttcatttcacttataaataaaatgttttgccATTGCTAAAATTTCATATTTCAACTTAGCaaataaaatataggaagaaTTTTATAAAACTAGGAACTGGCTGTTGATCTAGAATATGCCTAAGAACACATATACAGAGATGCTGATAATTCCACCAATTCTTACCAGCTTTCACAAGGTATCTAAAATTCTAAAGCTGAAATTTGGCAATATTCCTTCCTTAGCAAGAATTAAATCAATTAAATGGCACAGGCTGAATGTTTGAAATGGAGCTTGACAGAATAAATTATACCATCAAATCactgtctctttttttccttcttcatcttCTACTACACTGTGCCCAAaagaaagttatttatttatgctttggTAGAAGTCCTGGATGGGAAAGTCTGCCTCTCGAACAAGTAGAGAGCCAGTATTCTCAGGAGAAAGCAAGATCACATTTTCTTGAGAAAACACCCTAagtaaaatgagtaaataaaacaaaacactaatttggTCATATTTAAGAGCTACCCTTGTGAGTTCATTTAATAACATGCAATATTCCTTTAACAACATGCAATATCACTTGTAATCCATGTAAAAGTGTATCAAATACAAGAGGGTTCAATAATTGAAATGATTATAAAATGGAATGAGCAAGAATTCCTAGCAAAGAAATAAAGTTTATGTGCTAATGTGGGCAGGATCACATTCAACACAGGCCTTTGGGAAAATCCTTCCTTGGGTGTGCAGTATATTCATTTGCTATTATActactatatttcagtaaaatatttGTCCCAACAAAACACATCTCGCTAAGTGGAACATTAACAACATAAGaaccaatgtaaaatagatattcaACAAAAGCTCTCCCCACATACACATCCGAAGATGGCTATTATCTCTCTTTGCTTGATTTCATTGTGATATCACGCTAACTGTCCATCTCTATACAACAACATCAAAGAGGTGAAAGATATTGGAAGGCTCTTTCAGAAAAATCTGTTTCCTCTGCCCATCCActccctttgtttttgttttcccttcacTTCTTGTAGAAGAAATTTCATCTTGGAGAGAATGCACCGGTCATTTGATAGATCACATGCCATTTACACAAGAGTTAACTATTTTGAGAACaaactatattttatattgtttctcCTGAAATTCCTAAGTTGCCAATGATTCCACCAACATAATTATTCATTGGAATGTCCTTTTTTTGCACTGCAGATATTATAAATAGTTTCCTTTCGTCCTTCCCGTTTGGATACTGCTCATCGAGTCACATTTTCTGGTTTGCTTTTGGTGAATGCAATGCCCCTGGCCCTCggcaaggaaggaggaaaagctcTGTAAACAGCAGCTGTCTTTGGAATAATTATCACACAACCAGCCATTCTGTGTTACAGTGTTGGCAAATGTCACTGTAAAGTGCCAATAGGAAAAGTAAATTGCTCCCCACTTTTTTTCTCTGACCTGCTCCCTGTCAACTCGGACGCTTGGACAGAATCTTACTTCTCTCCCCATCCCTATACCAGCAGGGTAAAAGGGTTTGTTTAATCATGTAAAGTAAAATCAGACTGGAACTAAATAAGAGCTAAATGACTTTCCCCATTGGCATAAAACTGAAAAGGCAGGATTGGTCATTAAGTCATAATTAAGCATTAGCATTTAAGCAGAAACATTATATAATCACAAAAACAGTGTCAGATAAAAGCAGCAGAAATCATTTCAGCCAGCCCTGGTAGCCAGGCAATTCTTTTCAGGGATGTTTCTTTTTTGGgctttcccaatttgtactcagTAATGAAGTTAGGACATAATGTGATGTTTTCAATGTTCCCTTTCTGTGTGTATATTACGTGATCAAGATAGAATACAAATTTTTCAACCCATCATAAGTGCTTGGATACATTCTGTCAGAAGACTCATTCTATAAATCTACTTAAAAACTATAAATGTACTTAAAAACTGTAAAagtacaaaagtaaaaataaaatcaaattagcATCTCTGGGTATACAGTATATTGATCAGTGGTACAGGAGCTAGAAGCTAGGATATTTCGATATTTTGAAAGTCGTCTTGTTAGTAACTATTCCATTCTTTgccatttagtttttaaaaaacacgcACACATTCGCGCATCCACAAATGCACTCAACCACACACATAGGTATAAAAAAAGGACTTACACAATTTCGTCGTTCTGGAACTCGAGCTCTCCGCACGTGTCCTCAAAGTCCTCCCCTCCGCCTCTGGCGGTCCCTTCAATGGTTTTATAGGGAACGATAACATTTCCGCGTGCTCCAGATGTTCTCAATACTTTCACCTCCATGATGCCAATGCTCTCACTCACGTGAGTCACAGGTTCCTCAAAAGTAAAGATGCCTGcgtggtcatcatcaaaaatagTCACGGTGGCAGTGGAGGGAGATCCCAGGCAAGCAAGTGTAGAGACATGATTGACTTCCAGGATGCCATCTTCCGAGGCTTCAGAAGATACTTTGACATTGCTGAGATGCACAAGGAAATTCTCATCTTCCTCAAAGATGTCATCATCGATGATGCCAACTCTGATTTCCTTCTGGGTCTCACCAGGCTTAAAGACCACAGTGCCTTCAGTAAATTCGTAATCAGACCCGGCATTGGCTGTGCCATCCTCTGTTCTGAAGTCAACAAACACAGTGTTGGTCAAATCACCACCTCTGCGGATAATGGTCAGGGCTACCGTACCACAGTTCTCCAGACACTGATATGTTCCTTGTTCAAAGAAGATCTTACTGACAGGGTCATTTTCAGCCACTTCCGTGTTGACCTCGTGCATGCTGACGGCCTTCCTGGCTTGGTCAGCTGCATGCCTCTTTAAAATGTTGCCTGCCCCGGTCATCAGGCGGGTAGCTTGAATTCGGTAGAATGCTCGACTTTTTTGCTGCTGACTTAAGACTTGGTAGTTGGCCAATTCTATTAATTGCTCTATTTCCTTCTCCGGATGCTTCTGCTTGAGTTCCTTCAGAATCCTAGCCATTTCTCGCCTGGCTTCTTCATCATCTTGGTCCCTCTCATCGACTTCCAGAACTAGAGCACCATCTAAGAAACTGTCAACGTGGGAATTGACCACTTTCCCATCCATCTCAATTTCTGTCTTGGAAGATGGCCTGTCTCCTTCATGTTCAATAATCATTCCCCTCTGCTTGCCAGCCCGGTACCTCTTGTAGACATACTTGTAAAACAGAAGCCTCCTATCTGCCACCCAAGCGAACACAACACAgatggggaagaagaagaaagtaagCAAACCTTCCCAGACCTCCACGACCCCAGGAGAGATGACAGACAAAATGATGTAAAGCCAGGTATAGGCAAAGATGCTCCAGGCTGCTGTCACAAAGAACACACGCAAATGCTTAATCTTCCTTGTCTCCCCATCTGGGACGACGTAAACACAAAGTGCAATAATGATGAACATATTGAATGCGGCACTCCCCACAATGGTGCTAGGACCGAGGTCTCCTGCATTGAAGTTATGGCCACACACCTCAATTACTGAAAGGAGAATCTCTGGCGCTGAAGATCCCAGGGCCATCAAGGTCAGGTTGGACACCGTCTCATTCCAGATCCTCACAGTGGCCTTGGTGGTCTCTCCATTGGGTTTCTTTatggtgatttctttttcttgagacGTGATGACTTCTATAGAGGACATGAATCGGTCGGCAATGATAGAGACTCCGAGAAACATGTAGACCATGGCCACGAAATACACAGTTGCTCTAGCAATTTTGTCCCCAAAGGAAGGGTCTTGGGGCTCCCAAATGGGTAAAATCACCCCTTTCTTACAGTAATAGGAGCCAGTACACTCGCTGGTTTCATTGCcttctcctttcatttctgtCTCAGCGCTTATATGGTCCACGTGGGAAAACAAGAGAGCCACCATGGCTAACACATGAAATCCCATCGAAAAGGTGGGTGAGAGACCGAATCGCAGCATGTTGGACAATGGCAGAGTTCCAACTGTCCCAGCCTACTGGGAAAAATAAGatagggggagggtgggggaaaaaaaaatcacatcattaGATCCAGACCCAAAGCATGActaattacttatttttattacttttactaatgatttgtttatatttgacTATCACAACATCTATGGAGAATCATGATTCTAAGAACCCATCTGTGATTAAGCAATCCTTGGTAACGTTTACAGCCCAATCTCTCCACTTGAGAATTTTCTACATGTAGTCCCCATTCACTGAGCAATGTACACAGCTGACTTACTGGAATGAAATGTTCAATTATATCCTTGCCTTGTTGaatacacatgcatgcatgctAACAGCcaatgagaaaaaacaaaaaattttgacACATTGCCTAATTTTCTCCTTGTTGCTAAGGGAGATTTCCTTTTAAACTGTGGTTAGCACAATCACCTTCCAGAAACTGTTTCATCACCAAAATCACCTCGTTAAGAGTGATGCTATGAAATTTAGACTCTAAAAATCCTACCAACGCAAGGCTTGGTGATGATCTTAAATTCTAGAGCACAACTTTTCACTGCATTTCATGAAATCATGTCCTATGGCTCTTGGAAGCACAGAGAAATCTTCAAGCTTGCTTGCAATCAAAGCTCAATGGTATTTgtacttgaggggaaaaaaaatctgctatAAGGCAATATTTCCACACATTAAGTACagtttttaaaagcatgttttGACGAGAGCACATTTCCTCCTAATTTTCAGCAAGCCCAGGTCTCCTGATGCATTAGCAGCCAGGCATCTGGTTCTTCAAGCACTGCTCTTCATATCTGTGTACAGATCTCGCTCTAGAATCTGCAGGCTGCCCACAACAGGAAAGGGAGATAAGCAGGTCCAGGTCTAGGAGTGTGTAAGTAAGACTCTTACCTGGCAGGCTGTGAAATCAGCGTTACCAGCCATAAAACGTTCCTTCTCTGTGTCAATGTCAGACTTGCCATGGTCCTTCTAAAATACACATTACTTCTATAGAGGATTCAAGCGACCCAAAAATGCAAGGGCAATAATTCCATCTAAATTAGCTCATGTGACAAAATGACAGCGACCACAACGTATACATGTGATGAAGGGCGGTAGGCAACGAGGGATATGGCAACagcatccctggtgggggaattcAGGTTCATGGCGGCTCCATCCACCACTCTGCCTTGCTTACCAAGCTGTGTGCCTCTCAGTGACCTTGCATCACCTCTGATTCCAGGGCTCTGGTGAAGGTGGTAGGGGCAGGCGCTGAAGCAAAGAAGGGTCTGCTCCAAGTCAGGGTAGGTCTGGTCTGGAAAGCCAGTTATGACATCGGATAACACGGGGATAAGAAGGGTCCTGAGTCAGAGCTTAGCCCTGTGGCCTGACACAGAGTTAAAAGTGGAGCTGAGTTAGACCCCCTCATAGCCTCAGGCTGTCTGAGAGTCACGCCCACATTCACCTAGGCCCACATTCACCTAGGCTCTCTGGCTTATGTTTGAGGCTGATGGCTTATACTGAAAAGTGCACCAGGGCCCCGGAGAACCTCCACCCTGACCCAGCCCATTCTGGCACACCCTCCGCAAGCCCACCATCACCTAAAGTCCTTGTTTTTAGCTCATTAATGTTGGGAGATAAGCTTTGACCTTTTTCCCATGCTAAAGAAGACACAGCAGAGGGCTGCGATGGTGGAATTCCATTCTAAGTAAAAGGTCGAAAAATAGaagcatattttcaaaatatgcaaaAGTTCATGGTCCGTGTGTCTAACTGTTCAGTCATTACTGGGCTTGGGTGGGTTATAGGATTTCTCCTTAAAACAAGGTAACATTGAACCATCCTGTAAGAGCAGCGGCAGATCCAGTTCTAACTCCCTTATGCCGCAATTTATTCCCCATATTTATAAGAGACACCTAGACAAATTTTAGAAGGATATGCTAGGCTCTCTTCTAGGTCCTGAGAATTcatcaatgaatttttttttttaagcctccaTCTTTGTGGACCTTATATTCTAATGGggaggaaacaaacaaataaatgtaaatgtcagACGGTAAAAAGTGCTATAGTGGTGAGGGGTAGGGAGCAATTTCAATAGGACAGGAAGTCTATGAGTGTCAGTGTGTGactgtgtcagtgtgtgtgtgtgtcagtgtgtgcacacacatggcaTGCATGATTTTATAATGGATGGTTTAAAGAAGGCCTCTCTGataaggtgacatctgagcaaagTCCTGAAGGAAGAAAGGGGCCAAGCCTTGTGGATAGTTGCAGGAAGAGAATTCCAAGATAAGCTCAAAGACCCAGAAGAGAATTGTGCTTTGCACAGTCTGGGAACCACGAAGAAACCAACGTGCTGAGAGGGCAGTGAGTGAAGGGAGCAGGGCTCAGGAGCTGGGAACACAGTGGGGATGGATCACGAAGGGCACTGAGGACATTATAAGATGCTGGCTTTGACTGTGAGGGAGATGGGAATCATAGGGAGGTTCCGCTCAGAAGTGTGATGTGAgctgattttccttttaaaatgatcTCTCTGCTCTTTCAGTGAAGAACAGACTATAGGGGTAAGAGTAGAAACAAGGAAGCCAGTATTtgcctattattaaaaaaaaaaaaaaatctgatttataaATGACCCCCCGATGCCTGGTAGGTATATAAAACGATACAGTAAAGATCTAaagtttaaaaaggagaaagaaacattTGCGGTGACCCTTTTGGAAGATTTGCAACTTAAAACGTCTTGGTAACCTGTCAggatcagaaaggttaagtatttGCTCAGAGGGAGTAGGACAGAACACAGAGAGCCAACACTGGACACAGACTCGAAGCTAAGCCTGTCTCCAGAACTGATAGAATTAACCACTCCCTTCAAATCACTGCCAAGTCTCATCATTCCATTCCTCACGTTTCAGCCAAAACAAACTTCCTAAAGTGCAGAGCAGACTCTCTCACTCCCCTTAAAACTCTTCATGGGCTGCCTATTGCCCTGAAGACAAACCCAAACCCCCTCAACAGGCTGTTTACACCTTTTAGGATCTGGCCTCTGAGCTCCAGAATATGGGAATTCTCTCCACTCCCTGAACACGACAACACTTTCTTACCTCCAGGTCTTTGCACACTGTGTTTTCT of Eschrichtius robustus isolate mEscRob2 chromosome 15, mEscRob2.pri, whole genome shotgun sequence contains these proteins:
- the SLC8A1 gene encoding sodium/calcium exchanger 1 isoform X1, with product MLRFGLSPTFSMGFHVLAMVALLFSHVDHISAETEMKGEGNETSECTGSYYCKKGVILPIWEPQDPSFGDKIARATVYFVAMVYMFLGVSIIADRFMSSIEVITSQEKEITIKKPNGETTKATVRIWNETVSNLTLMALGSSAPEILLSVIEVCGHNFNAGDLGPSTIVGSAAFNMFIIIALCVYVVPDGETRKIKHLRVFFVTAAWSIFAYTWLYIILSVISPGVVEVWEGLLTFFFFPICVVFAWVADRRLLFYKYVYKRYRAGKQRGMIIEHEGDRPSSKTEIEMDGKVVNSHVDSFLDGALVLEVDERDQDDEEARREMARILKELKQKHPEKEIEQLIELANYQVLSQQQKSRAFYRIQATRLMTGAGNILKRHAADQARKAVSMHEVNTEVAENDPVSKIFFEQGTYQCLENCGTVALTIIRRGGDLTNTVFVDFRTEDGTANAGSDYEFTEGTVVFKPGETQKEIRVGIIDDDIFEEDENFLVHLSNVKVSSEASEDGILEVNHVSTLACLGSPSTATVTIFDDDHAGIFTFEEPVTHVSESIGIMEVKVLRTSGARGNVIVPYKTIEGTARGGGEDFEDTCGELEFQNDEIVKIITIRIFDREEYEKECSFSLVLEEPKWIRRGMKGGFTITEECDDKQPLTSKEEEERRIAEMGRPILGEHTRLEVIIEESYEFKSTVDKLIKKTNLALVVGTNSWREQFIEAITVSAGEDDDDDECGEEKLPSCFDYVMHFLTVFWKVLFAFVPPTEYWNGWACFIVSILMIGVLTAFIGDLASHFGCTIGLKDSVTAVVFVALGTSVPDTFASKVAATQDQYADASIGNVTGSNAVNVFLGIGVAWSIAAIYHAANGEQFKVSPGTLAFSVTLFTIFAFINVGVLLYRRRPEIGGELGGPRTAKLLTSCLFVLLWLLYIFFSSLEAYCHIKGF
- the SLC8A1 gene encoding sodium/calcium exchanger 1 isoform X2 — translated: MQRCWGSRRPHPLGSAPRSPVLPAGTVGTLPLSNMLRFGLSPTFSMGFHVLAMVALLFSHVDHISAETEMKGEGNETSECTGSYYCKKGVILPIWEPQDPSFGDKIARATVYFVAMVYMFLGVSIIADRFMSSIEVITSQEKEITIKKPNGETTKATVRIWNETVSNLTLMALGSSAPEILLSVIEVCGHNFNAGDLGPSTIVGSAAFNMFIIIALCVYVVPDGETRKIKHLRVFFVTAAWSIFAYTWLYIILSVISPGVVEVWEGLLTFFFFPICVVFAWVADRRLLFYKYVYKRYRAGKQRGMIIEHEGDRPSSKTEIEMDGKVVNSHVDSFLDGALVLEVDERDQDDEEARREMARILKELKQKHPEKEIEQLIELANYQVLSQQQKSRAFYRIQATRLMTGAGNILKRHAADQARKAVSMHEVNTEVAENDPVSKIFFEQGTYQCLENCGTVALTIIRRGGDLTNTVFVDFRTEDGTANAGSDYEFTEGTVVFKPGETQKEIRVGIIDDDIFEEDENFLVHLSNVKVSSEASEDGILEVNHVSTLACLGSPSTATVTIFDDDHAGIFTFEEPVTHVSESIGIMEVKVLRTSGARGNVIVPYKTIEGTARGGGEDFEDTCGELEFQNDEIVKIITIRIFDREEYEKECSFSLVLEEPKWIRRGMKGGFTITEECDDKQPLTSKEEEERRIAEMGRPILGEHTRLEVIIEESYEFKSTVDKLIKKTNLALVVGTNSWREQFIEAITVSAGEDDDDDECGEEKLPSCFDYVMHFLTVFWKVLFAFVPPTEYWNGWACFIVSILMIGVLTAFIGDLASHFGCTIGLKDSVTAVVFVALGTSVPDTFASKVAATQDQYADASIGNVTGSNAVNVFLGIGVAWSIAAIYHAANGEQFKVSPGTLAFSVTLFTIFAFINVGVLLYRRRPEIGGELGGPRTAKLLTSCLFVLLWLLYIFFSSLEAYCHIKGF